Genomic DNA from Deltaproteobacteria bacterium:
CTGGCCGGGGCCATTGTCACGGAGAAAGTTTTTGCCTGGCCCGGCATGGGCCGGTTGTTTCTGGAAGCCATTGGGGTGATGGACTTCCCGGTCATCATCGCCTGGGCCTTAGTCACCTCAACGATTTTCCTTACGGTCAACCTGGCCGTAGACATCATCTATGTCTGGCTGGACCCGAGGATTCGGCACGAGAAATGAGCGCGGAGACCGCCCCCAGAACAATGAATCATCTTACCGAGGCTTACTACGCCCCGCCCAAAGCCCGGTTTTGGGGTTTCGAGTATATTCCTGCGGAACGCCAGCTCCTGCACTCTTTCTTGAGTAATAAATTGGTCCTGGGAGCTCTGGGGATGCTCTTCTTCCTGCTGGCCTGCGCGATCTTTGCCTACTGGGTTGCCCCTGTGGATCCCCTTGAGCAAACCTTACGAGCCCGTCTCAAACCGCCGATCTGGGACGAGAGGGGCATGAGCCCATACTACCTGGGCACCGACCGCCTGGGGCGGGATGTCCTGTCCAACATCATCTATGGCTTGCGCATCTCGCTCCTGGTCGGGTTTATCAGTGTGG
This window encodes:
- a CDS encoding ABC transporter permease subunit → LAGAIVTEKVFAWPGMGRLFLEAIGVMDFPVIIAWALVTSTIFLTVNLAVDIIYVWLDPRIRHEK